A single region of the Nicotiana sylvestris chromosome 6, ASM39365v2, whole genome shotgun sequence genome encodes:
- the LOC138870868 gene encoding secreted RxLR effector protein 161-like encodes MESIPYSSVVGSLMYAQTCTRPNISFVVGMLGRYQSNLGIDHWKATKKVLRYLKGMNDYMLMYRRSKHLEVVGYSDSDFAGCIDTRKSTFGLGVVDTITKRLTIYCDNSAAVFFSKNNKYSKGVEHMGLKYFTVKEEVQKQKVSLEHIRTDLMIADPLTKGLHPKIFKEHVHIMGLGCIYD; translated from the exons ATGGAATCAATTCCTTACTCTTCTGTTGTTGGTAGTCTGATGTATGCTCAGACTTGCACAAGACCGAATATTAGTTTTGTGGTTGGAATGTTGGGAAGATATCAGAGTAACCTAGGAATTGATCATTGGAAAGCTACAAAGAAAGTTTTGAGGTACTTGAAAGGAATGAATGATTACATGCTCATGTATAGGAGATCCAAGCATTTGGAAGTTGTTGGATACTCGGATTCAGATTTCGCTGGATGTATTGACACTAGAAAGTCCACGTTTG GACTTGGAGTTGTCGACACCATTACCAAGCGGCTGACAATTTACTGCGATAATTCTGCAGCAGTATTCTTCTCCAAGAACAATAAGTACTCCAAAGGTGTCGAACATATGGGATTAAAGTACTTTACCGTCAAGGAGGAAGTTCAGAAACAAAAAGTGTCACTTGAGCATATTAGAACTGATCTCATGATTGCAGATCCGTTAACGAAAGGTTTACATCCAAAGATATTTAAAGAACATGTACATATAATGGGTCTTGGTTGTATTTATGATTGA